A portion of the Oxynema aestuarii AP17 genome contains these proteins:
- a CDS encoding Fic family protein: protein MHQVLTQNQETTEALIPATGETIDVPLIRGDWKRQVNNPMRSDGLVHEYCPPEQVASEMDNLISWHRQHQENKIPPEVEAAWLHHRFTQIHPFQDGNGRVARCLASLVFLQAGCFPLSLTRDERVVYLDALERADRGDLSPLIQLFSKRQKQAFIRSLGLSEQILAEGRRTQIAIAAIAEKLKQNQSATRQDRCNKVEGFANLLYEIAIERLDKLAEDIKASIEELVNGFDVFTVVPPRDGSKSYYHRFQVAQTAKQLGYFANIHAYHDWMQLAIDLQTSTIILLSFHVLGHEYRGLLVCSACAYHKDVTEEGDTSPSDIQALSESPFQFSYADEEHHLIERFRGWLEDVLVTGLEYWNSSL, encoded by the coding sequence TTGCATCAAGTTTTAACGCAAAATCAAGAGACGACAGAAGCCTTGATTCCGGCGACTGGAGAAACGATCGATGTTCCTCTGATTCGCGGAGACTGGAAACGACAAGTTAACAATCCGATGCGATCGGATGGATTAGTTCATGAATATTGTCCGCCGGAACAAGTGGCATCGGAAATGGACAATCTTATTAGTTGGCATCGGCAACATCAGGAAAACAAGATTCCGCCGGAGGTGGAAGCAGCTTGGTTGCACCATCGATTTACACAAATTCATCCGTTTCAAGATGGTAACGGGCGAGTGGCTCGTTGTTTGGCGAGTTTGGTTTTTCTACAGGCAGGTTGCTTTCCTTTGTCTTTAACTCGTGACGAACGAGTGGTTTATCTTGATGCTTTAGAACGAGCCGATCGCGGAGATTTATCGCCATTAATTCAGTTGTTTTCCAAACGACAAAAACAAGCTTTTATTAGAAGTCTGGGGCTGTCGGAGCAAATTTTAGCGGAAGGGAGGCGAACCCAGATTGCGATCGCGGCGATCGCTGAAAAACTCAAACAGAATCAGTCTGCAACTCGACAAGATCGCTGTAATAAAGTGGAAGGCTTTGCCAATCTATTGTACGAAATTGCTATAGAAAGATTGGATAAGCTGGCCGAAGACATCAAAGCTTCTATCGAAGAATTAGTGAATGGATTTGATGTCTTTACGGTTGTGCCTCCGAGGGATGGCTCGAAATCGTATTACCATCGCTTTCAAGTTGCCCAAACGGCAAAGCAGTTAGGATATTTTGCGAATATTCACGCCTATCATGACTGGATGCAACTGGCGATCGATCTCCAAACTTCTACGATTATTTTGCTATCCTTCCACGTTCTCGGTCACGAATATCGCGGTTTATTAGTTTGTTCTGCTTGTGCTTATCATAAAGATGTGACCGAAGAGGGAGACACGAGTCCGAGCGATATTCAAGCGTTGAGCGAGAGTCCGTTTCAGTTTTCTTATGCGGATGAAGAACATCATTTAATCGAGCGATTTCGAGGATGGCTGGAAGATGTGCTCGTCACGGGTTTAGAATACTGGAATAGTAGTTTGTAA